A single Mustela lutreola isolate mMusLut2 chromosome X, mMusLut2.pri, whole genome shotgun sequence DNA region contains:
- the DDX53 gene encoding DEAD box protein 53 — protein MAWAPQQKRAEPNPRDFRARQDGRGGSSGGSGGSSRGGSGGGSGGGGGGGGSGGGGIGGSSSGGSGSRVGGGGGGSGRGRSGRGWSGPAGHTEVRASGPGEPPLCFRLKNNMIGVVIGRGGSKIKDIQATTSTKIQIIKGDCEAEVKIFGTKDMKAKAKATIDALVKKQERGHHSESRVDSAAPQASAGKELRPDNTGAKQVQPLIDWDQIRAEVVEWEKRKWADLPPIKKNFYVESEATSSLSEAEVDMWRKENFDIMCDDLKDGQKRPIPNPTWQFEDAFHPYPELMKSIRRAGFQKPTPIQSQAWPIILKGIDLIGVAQTGTGKTLSYLMPGFIHLNNQPIPREERNGAGMLVLTPTRELALQVEAECSKYSYKGLKSVCIYGGGSRERQIRDITKGIDIIIATPGRLNDLQMNNFVNLRSITYLVLDEADKMLDLGFEHQIMKILLDVRPDRQTIMTSATWPDTIRRLAQSYLKQPMIVYVGTLDLVAVNTVKQNVIVTTEEEKRSLIQEFLQGLSPHDKVIVFVSRKLVADDLSSDLSIQGIPVQSLHGDREQHDRERALEDFRSGKVKILIATDLASRGLDVNDVTHVYNYDFPRNIEEYVHRVGRTGRAGRTGVSVTLMTQNDWKIAIELIKILKRANQSVPEDLLTMAERFKMHKQKKDTGKKLKSPGKPREFY, from the coding sequence ATGGCCTGGGCCCCACAGCAGAAAAGGGCAGAGCCTAATCCAAGAGATTTCAGGGCCCGCCAGGATGGCAGGGGTggcagcagcggcggcagcggcggcagcagccGTGGCGGTAGCGGCGGTGGtagcggcggcggtggcggtggTGGCGGCAGCGGTGGAGGCGGCATTGGTGGCAGCAGCAGTGGCGGCAGTGGCAGCAGGGTTGGCGGTGGCGGTGGTGGCAGTGGAAGGGGCAGAAGTGGCAGAGGATGGAGCGGCCCCGCCGGCCACACAGAGGTGAGAGCCTCAGGCCCCGGGGAGCCACCTCTCTGCTTTAGATTGAAGAACAATATGATTGGAGTGGTGATTGGTCGTGGTGGATCAAAGATAAAAGATATCCAGGCTACAACAAGTACCAAAATACAGATCATAAAAGGTGATTGTGAAGCAGAGGTAAAAATTTTTGGCACAAAGGACATGAAAGCAAAGGCCAAAGCAACTATAGATGCTCTTGTTAAAAAACAAGAACGAGGCCACCATTCAGAGTCCCGCGTCGATAGTGCCGCACCTCAGGCCTCTGCTGGAAAAGAGCTCCGCCCAGATAACACTGGTGCTAAACAGGTTCAACCACTGATAGACTGGGACCAAATCAGAGCAGAAGTTGTagagtgggaaaaaagaaaatgggcagaTTTACCACCAATTAAGAAAAACTTCTATGTAGAATCTGAAGCAACGAGCTCGTTGTCTGAAGCTGAAGTAGatatgtggagaaaggaaaactttGACATAATGTGTGACGACTTGAAAGATGGCCAAAAGCGCCCCATTCCCAACCCTACTTGGCAATTTGAGGATGCCTTCCATCCTTACCCTGAACTTATGAAAAGCATTAGACGAGCAGGTTTTCAAAAGCCAACACCCATTCAGTCACAGGCATGGCCAATTATTCTAAAAGGAATAGATCTTATAGGAGTTGCTCAAACTGGAACAGGCAAAACATTGTCCTATTTAATGCCTGGGTTTATTCATCTCAATAATCAACCAATACctagagaggaaagaaatggggCTGGCATGCTAGTCCTTACACCCACTAGAGAATTAGCTCTTCAGGTGGAAGCTGAATGTTCTAAATATTCATATAAAGGTCTTAAAAGTGTTTGTATATATGGCGGTGGAAGTAGAGAACGACAAATTCGAGATATTACCAAAGGCATAGATATCATTATTGCAACTCCTGGACGACTGAATGATCTGCAAATGAATAACTTTGTCAACTTACGAAGCATAACCTACTTAGTCTTAGATGAAGCAGATAAAATGCTAGATCTGGGGTTTGAACACCAGATAATGAAGATTTTATTAGATGTGCGCCCAGACCGCCAGACTATTATGACAAGTGCAACTTGGCCAGATACCATTCGTCGACTTGCTCAGTCTTACCTGAAACAACCTATGATTGTTTATGTTGGTACTCTGGATCTAGTTGCTGTTAATACAGTGAAGCAAAATGTAATTGTTaccacagaagaagaaaaacgaTCTCTTATCCAAGAATTCTTACAGGGTCTGTCACCCCACGACAAAGTCATTGTGTTTGTCAGCAGAAAACTTGTTGCCGATGACTTATCAAGTGATTTGAGCATCCAGGGCATACCAGTGCAATCATTGCATGGCGACAGGGAGCAGCATGACCGTGAACGAGCACTGGAGGACTTTAGAAGTGGAAAAGTGAAAATACTGATTGCTACTGATTTAGCATCCAGAGGTCTTGATGTTAATGATGTCACACACGTATATAATTACGACTTCCCACGCAATATTGAAGAATATGTACACAGAGTGGGAAGAACAGGaagagcagggaggacaggcgTATCAGTCACCCTCATGACTCAGAATGATTGGAAGATTGCCATTGAATTGATTAAAATTCTGAAACGAGCAAATCAGAGTGTCCCTGAAGATCTCCTAACAATGGCTGAGCGATTCAAAAtgcacaaacaaaaaaaggacacaggaaaaaaactgaaatctccAGGAAAACCCAGAGAATTTTACTGA
- the LOC131822132 gene encoding heterogeneous nuclear ribonucleoprotein A1-like yields MSTSESPKEPEQLRKLFIRGLSFETTDESLRSHFEQWGTLTDCVVMRDPNTKCSRGFGFVTYATVEEVDAAMNARPHKVDGRVVEPKRAVSREDSQRPGAHLTVKKIFVGGIKEDTEEHHLRDYFEQYGKIELIEIMTDRGSGEKRSFAFVTLDDHDSVDKTVIQKYHTVNGHNCEVRKALSKKEMASASSSQRGRSGSGNFGGGHGGGFGGNDNFDRRGNFSGRGGFGGSRGGGGYGGSGDGYNGFGNDGSNFGGGGSYNDFGNYNNQSSNFGPMKRGNFGGRSSGPYGGGGQYFAKPRNQGGSGGSSSSSSSYGSGR; encoded by the exons ATGTCTACG TCAGAGTCTCCCAAAGAGCCTGAACAGCTGCGGAAGCTCTTCATCAGAGGTCTGAGCTTTGAAACAACTGATGAGAGTCTGAGGAGCCATTTTGAGCAATGGGGAACACTTACGGACTGTGTGGTAATGAGAGATCCGAACACCAAGTgctccagaggctttgggtttgtcacatatgccactgtggaggaggtggatgcagccatgaatgcaaggccacacaaggtggatggaagagttgtggaaccaaagagggctgtctcaagagaagattctcaaagacctggtgcccacttaactgtgaaaaagatttttgttggtggcattaaagaagacactgaagaacatCATCTAAGAGATTATTTCGAACAGTATGGGAAAATCGAActgattgagatcatgactgaccgaGGCAGTGGTGAAAAGAGGagttttgcttttgtaacattGGATGACCATGATTCTGTAGACAAGACTGTCATTCAAAAATACCACACTGTGAATGGCCACAACTGTGAAGTAAGGAAAGCTCTCTCTAAGAAAGAGATGGCTAGTGCTTCATCGAGCCAAAGAGGTCgaagtggttctggaaactttggtggtggtcatggaggtggttttggtgggaatgacaacTTTGATCGCAGAGGAAACTTCAGTGGTCgaggtggctttggtggcagtCGAGGTGGTGGTGGCTACggtggcagtggggatggctataacggatttggtaatgatggaagcaactttggaggtggcggaagctataatgattttggcaattacaacaATCAATCCTCAAATTTTGGGCCCATGAAAAGAGgcaattttggaggcagaagctcTGGCCCTTATGGTGGTGGAGGCCAATACTTCGCCAAACCACGAAACCAAGGGGGCTCtggtggttccagcagcagcagcagcagctatggcagtggcaga